A genome region from Etheostoma cragini isolate CJK2018 chromosome 4, CSU_Ecrag_1.0, whole genome shotgun sequence includes the following:
- the ptpdc1a gene encoding protein tyrosine phosphatase domain-containing protein 1 isoform X2 produces the protein MAAGVSILSDLHYLTSGACSGEISTEMETANTRVPTAKYTKMGETLRHVIPGHMQCSMACGGKACKYENPSRWTDEEQAVKGLYSSWITDNLLAMARPSTEIIEKYNIIEQFKSCGLKTVINLQRPGEHASCGNPLEQESGFTYRPEILMEANIYYYNFGWKDYGVASLTTILDMVKVMSFAVQEGKMAVHCHAGLGRTGVLLACYLVFTSRMSADQAILFVRAKRPNSIQTRGQLLCVREFAQFLVPLRNVFSCAEPKASAVTLSQYLTRQRHLLHGYEARQMKNVPKIVQLVCRLLVDIAANRQVVIEEERLEIPDLTAEVEKTVSQQALQQLGKEMRGKGIPVPPCSSHPLSPPAIQSRPPHDQPLASDNELDPSQQNLESPLKSSLFKTRSLSYSDSVLDQLGPQQQNLGNLTSNKPVRCLIKHSLSHSSLPDGIPSRFYDLSLQDIISSIPGHSTEAKQDTGSPLLKKSLNKGLQSLSLDLSKQGNKSHCDATLPALSNKSKLLTTEEPPDVEVSACGADGGFSLITLQSGLSPERRCLLVAKALAMNLTDKDFTSKVSVWQYVLCCDADRAELQRGSVGEAVYGERSSGPVKSDVVMAGAAQGPGHQQRGSQSPLREECKPTECPQFTKKGPQTHVAVYPRLCCSSPANA, from the exons ATGGCAGCTGGTGTCAGCATACTGAGTGACCTGCATTACCTCACGAGTGGAGCTTGCAGTGGAGAGATCAGCACAGAGATGGAGACAG CCAATACTAGGGTCCCTACAGCAAAGTACACCAAGATGGGGGAGACCCTGAGACATGTCATCCCCGGTCACATGCAGTGCTCCATGGCCTGTGGAGGGAAAGCCTGTAAATATGAGAACCCCTCTCGCTGGACTGATGAGGAACAAGCTGTCAAAGGACTCTACTCGTCCTG GATTACTGACAACTTGCTAGCTATGGCAAGGCCTTCAACTGAAATCATAgagaaatataatataattgaaCAGTTTAAAAG CTGTGGTTTGAAGACGGTCATTAACCTGCAGAGGCCTGGAGAACATGCCAGCTGTGGCAACCCGCTGGAGCAGGAGAGCGGTTTCACTTATCGACCTGAAATCTTAATGGAGGCAAACA TTTATTACTACAACTTTGGGTGGAAGGATTATGGTGTGGCATCTCTGACTACAATCCTTGACATGGTGAAAGTCATGTCATTTGCTGTCCAAGAGGGAAAAATGGCTGTCCACTGCCATGCTGGTCTTGGAAGAACAG GTGTGTTGTTGGCTTGTTATTTGGTTTTCACATCCCGTATGAGCGCTGACCAAGCCATCCTGTTTGTACGGGCTAAGAGACCCAACTCCATCCAGACCAGAGGCCAGCTGCTATGTGTCAGGGAGTTCGCCCAGTTCCTGGTTCCTCTCCGGAACGTGTTCTCCTGTGCAGAACCCAAAGCAAGTGCTGTCACCTTGTCCCAGTACCTTACCCGGCAGCGCCACCTGCTGCATGGCTACGAGGCTCGACAGATGAAGAATGTGCCAAAGATCGTCCAGCTGGTGTGCAGGCTCCTTGTTGACATCGCAGCCAACCGACAGGTTGTAATTGAGGAGGAGCGACTGGAGATCCCCGACCTCACTGCTGAGGTGGAGAAGACCGTGTCCCAGCAGGCCCTTCAGCAGCTTGGGAAGGAGATGAGAGGGAAGGGGATTCCTGTTCCACCTTGTTCATCTCATCCTCTCAGCCCACCTGCTATACAATCCAGACCTCCTCATGATCAACCTCTCGCCAGTGACAATGAACTTGACCCCTCGCAGCAGAATCTAGAAAGCCCTCTGAAGTCCTCCCTGTTCAAAACCAGGAGCCTCAGTTACAGCGATTCTGTGCTTGACCAACTTGGACCACAGCAACAAAATTTAGGAAATCTGACGAGCAACAAACCAGTCAGGTGCCTGATCAAACATTCCTTGTCTCACAGTAGCCTTCCAGACGGTATCCCTTCCAGATTCTATGACCTTTCTCTTCAGGACATCATTAGCAGCATTCCGGGCCACAGTACAGAAGCAAAGCAAGACACGGGATCACCTTTATTAAAGAAGTCACTAAATAAAGGGCTTCAGAGTTTGTCTTTAGATTTATCCAAGCAGGGAAACAAATCTCACTGTGATGCCACACTGCCAGCCTTATCGAACAAGAGCAAACTGCTTACCACTGAGGAGCCGCCAGATGTGGAAGTGTCTGCATGTGGAGCAGATGGAGGGTTTTCCTTAATCACCCTCCAGTCTGGGCTCTCCCCAGAGAGAAGATGCCTGCTGGTTGCCAAAGCTCTGGCCATGAACCTGACAGACAAGGATTTCACCTCCAAGGTCTCAGTGTGGCAG TATGTTCTTTGTTGTGATGCAGACAGAGCTGAACTCCAGAGAGGGAGCGTGGGAGAGGCTGTGTATGGAGAGAGATCCTCTGGTCCTGTCAAGTCTGATGTGGTCATGGCTGGAGCAGCTCAAGGACCCGGTCATCAGCAGAGAGGAAGTCAAAGCCCTCTGCGAGAAGAATGTAAACCCACAGAATGCCCTCAGTTCACTAAGAAAG GGCCACAGACTCACGTTGCTGTGTATCCTCGACTGTGCTGCTCATCTCCTGCCAATGCCTGA
- the ptpdc1a gene encoding protein tyrosine phosphatase domain-containing protein 1 isoform X1 has product MAAGVSILSDLHYLTSGACSGEISTEMETANTRVPTAKYTKMGETLRHVIPGHMQCSMACGGKACKYENPSRWTDEEQAVKGLYSSWITDNLLAMARPSTEIIEKYNIIEQFKSCGLKTVINLQRPGEHASCGNPLEQESGFTYRPEILMEANIYYYNFGWKDYGVASLTTILDMVKVMSFAVQEGKMAVHCHAGLGRTGVLLACYLVFTSRMSADQAILFVRAKRPNSIQTRGQLLCVREFAQFLVPLRNVFSCAEPKASAVTLSQYLTRQRHLLHGYEARQMKNVPKIVQLVCRLLVDIAANRQVVIEEERLEIPDLTAEVEKTVSQQALQQLGKEMRGKGIPVPPCSSHPLSPPAIQSRPPHDQPLASDNELDPSQQNLESPLKSSLFKTRSLSYSDSVLDQLGPQQQNLGNLTSNKPVRCLIKHSLSHSSLPDGIPSRFYDLSLQDIISSIPGHSTEAKQDTGSPLLKKSLNKGLQSLSLDLSKQGNKSHCDATLPALSNKSKLLTTEEPPDVEVSACGADGGFSLITLQSGLSPERRCLLVAKALAMNLTDKDFTSKVSVWQTELNSREGAWERLCMERDPLVLSSLMWSWLEQLKDPVISREEVKALCEKNVNPQNALSSLRKGHRLTLLCILDCAAHLLPMPEEVENSFLNQTIQAFTQIDPALEKNKSLYTTLKATLTPILHELCDKAVEENEDS; this is encoded by the exons ATGGCAGCTGGTGTCAGCATACTGAGTGACCTGCATTACCTCACGAGTGGAGCTTGCAGTGGAGAGATCAGCACAGAGATGGAGACAG CCAATACTAGGGTCCCTACAGCAAAGTACACCAAGATGGGGGAGACCCTGAGACATGTCATCCCCGGTCACATGCAGTGCTCCATGGCCTGTGGAGGGAAAGCCTGTAAATATGAGAACCCCTCTCGCTGGACTGATGAGGAACAAGCTGTCAAAGGACTCTACTCGTCCTG GATTACTGACAACTTGCTAGCTATGGCAAGGCCTTCAACTGAAATCATAgagaaatataatataattgaaCAGTTTAAAAG CTGTGGTTTGAAGACGGTCATTAACCTGCAGAGGCCTGGAGAACATGCCAGCTGTGGCAACCCGCTGGAGCAGGAGAGCGGTTTCACTTATCGACCTGAAATCTTAATGGAGGCAAACA TTTATTACTACAACTTTGGGTGGAAGGATTATGGTGTGGCATCTCTGACTACAATCCTTGACATGGTGAAAGTCATGTCATTTGCTGTCCAAGAGGGAAAAATGGCTGTCCACTGCCATGCTGGTCTTGGAAGAACAG GTGTGTTGTTGGCTTGTTATTTGGTTTTCACATCCCGTATGAGCGCTGACCAAGCCATCCTGTTTGTACGGGCTAAGAGACCCAACTCCATCCAGACCAGAGGCCAGCTGCTATGTGTCAGGGAGTTCGCCCAGTTCCTGGTTCCTCTCCGGAACGTGTTCTCCTGTGCAGAACCCAAAGCAAGTGCTGTCACCTTGTCCCAGTACCTTACCCGGCAGCGCCACCTGCTGCATGGCTACGAGGCTCGACAGATGAAGAATGTGCCAAAGATCGTCCAGCTGGTGTGCAGGCTCCTTGTTGACATCGCAGCCAACCGACAGGTTGTAATTGAGGAGGAGCGACTGGAGATCCCCGACCTCACTGCTGAGGTGGAGAAGACCGTGTCCCAGCAGGCCCTTCAGCAGCTTGGGAAGGAGATGAGAGGGAAGGGGATTCCTGTTCCACCTTGTTCATCTCATCCTCTCAGCCCACCTGCTATACAATCCAGACCTCCTCATGATCAACCTCTCGCCAGTGACAATGAACTTGACCCCTCGCAGCAGAATCTAGAAAGCCCTCTGAAGTCCTCCCTGTTCAAAACCAGGAGCCTCAGTTACAGCGATTCTGTGCTTGACCAACTTGGACCACAGCAACAAAATTTAGGAAATCTGACGAGCAACAAACCAGTCAGGTGCCTGATCAAACATTCCTTGTCTCACAGTAGCCTTCCAGACGGTATCCCTTCCAGATTCTATGACCTTTCTCTTCAGGACATCATTAGCAGCATTCCGGGCCACAGTACAGAAGCAAAGCAAGACACGGGATCACCTTTATTAAAGAAGTCACTAAATAAAGGGCTTCAGAGTTTGTCTTTAGATTTATCCAAGCAGGGAAACAAATCTCACTGTGATGCCACACTGCCAGCCTTATCGAACAAGAGCAAACTGCTTACCACTGAGGAGCCGCCAGATGTGGAAGTGTCTGCATGTGGAGCAGATGGAGGGTTTTCCTTAATCACCCTCCAGTCTGGGCTCTCCCCAGAGAGAAGATGCCTGCTGGTTGCCAAAGCTCTGGCCATGAACCTGACAGACAAGGATTTCACCTCCAAGGTCTCAGTGTGGCAG ACAGAGCTGAACTCCAGAGAGGGAGCGTGGGAGAGGCTGTGTATGGAGAGAGATCCTCTGGTCCTGTCAAGTCTGATGTGGTCATGGCTGGAGCAGCTCAAGGACCCGGTCATCAGCAGAGAGGAAGTCAAAGCCCTCTGCGAGAAGAATGTAAACCCACAGAATGCCCTCAGTTCACTAAGAAAG GGCCACAGACTCACGTTGCTGTGTATCCTCGACTGTGCTGCTCATCTCCTGCCAATGCCTGAAGAAGTGGAGAATAGTTTTCTCAACCAAACAATACAAGCGTTTACTCAG aTTGACCCTGCCTTAGAGAAGAACAAGTCTTTATACACAACACTTAAAGCAACCCTGACTCCCATTCTTCATGAGCTGTGTGACAAAGCTGTAGAGGAGAATGAAGACTCCTGA